DNA from Gammaproteobacteria bacterium:
GATGTACACCTATCGCGGGACAACCCAAGCTCCAGGCTAAGGATTTCGCAAAAGCAGCGCCGGTTAACAAGGCGCCTATCAGGCCGGGGCCTTCGGTATAGGCAATCGCATCGAAGCTATTTGGATCAATTTGGGTTTCCGCCAATAATTGTTGATACAGCGCGGGCAAGCGCCGCACATGATCTCGTGAGGCTAATTCGGGAACGACCCCGCCGTATTCGGCATGCAAAGCGACTTGGGAATGCAAAACATGCCCCAACAAACCCTGCTGACGATCATAAATCGCCAATCCGGTCTCATCGCAGGATGTTTCTATGCCTAAAACCCTTATTGTTTTCATATCTACGCTTTCTATGTTTGCTTTCGCTGGAGTCGCGATTATAATCGGCGACCCTTGAATTGGAGAGTGTTACTTTCATGCCGAATGTCCGTGTTAAAGAGAACGAACCTTTTGAATCTGCTATGCGTCGTTTTAAGCGTACGTGTGAAAAAGCCGGTGTTTTGACCGAAACCCGCCGTCGTGAGTTTTATGAAAAGCCTACTACCGAACGCAAGCGTAAATCTGCTGCTGCGGTAAAACGCCATCAAAAGCGTATTTCTAAAGAACATTCTCGTCGCATACGCCTTTATTAAGCCGTTTGCATCAACTCGATCCCCTAAATCCATAAGGGTGGTCAAGGTTGTGAGTCAATTATGAGTGTCGCCAACGAAAACCTGAAAACCCGTCTTCAGGATGACATGAAAGCCAGCATGCGTGCGGGTGAAAAGACACGCTTGGGTACGATTCGGTTAATTTTGTCGGCCATTAAACAAATTGAAGTCGACGAACGCATTGAACTAGACAATACCCGGATCTTAGCCATCTTAGACAAAATGGTGAAACAGCGTCGTGAATCTATTGGCCATTTTGAAAAAGCTGCGCGGCAAGATTTGATCGACATTGAACAAGCAGAATTAGTGTTGATTCAATCTTATCTGCCGGAACCCTTAAGCGAAGCAGACATTTTAGGCTTAATTGACGCCGTCATCGCTGAAACAGGCGCAAGCTCTGCGAAAGACATGGGCAAAGTCATGGCATTGCTCAAACCAAGATTACAAGGTCGCGCTGACATCGGCCAAGTTAGCACTCTAATTAAAACCAAATTAGCTTGATTCCCGCTAACACGCGGAATCCTCCACGGATCGCAATGGGTTGATACGATGACCACCAAATCCAACGTCCTGCAATTCTTAGAAGTCGCGCGCCGCGATCCCGAAAAAGTAAGCGCGGACATCCGTATTTACGAATTCAAAGAAATTTATGGTCAATTCGATCCAGAAACAGCCTCTCAACAATCCGAGCGTTGTTTAGGTTGCGGCAATCCTTATTGCGAATGGAAATGCCCGGTTCACAACTACATTCCTAATTGGTTAAAACTGATTGAAGAAGGTAATTTATTTGAAGCGGCGGAAATGTCGCACAAAACAAATAGCTTGCCGGAGATGTGTGGCCGCGTATGTCCGCAAGATCGTTTATGTGAAGGCGCGTGCACTTTAAATGATGGCTTTGGCGCAGTGACGATTGGTTCAATTGAAAAATACATTACCGATGAAGCCTTAAAACAAGGTTGGCGTCCTGATATGTCCGGCGTTATCGCCACTAACAAACGCGTTGCGATTGTGGGTGCAGGGCCCGCTGGTTTGGGTTGCGCTGATATTTTGGTGCGCAACGGCGTAAAACCGATTGTATTTGATCGTTATGAAGAAATTGGCGGTTTGCTCACGTTTGGCATTCCCCCATTCAAACTCGAAAAAGAAGTTGTGAAAACTCGCCGTCAAATACTAGAAGAAATGGGCGTTGAGTTTCGTTTAGGCATTGAAATTGGCAAAGACATGTCTTTCCAACAATTGTTAGATGAATACGATGCGGTGTTTTTAGGCATGGGCACTTACAACTATATGAAAGGTGGCTTTCCCGGCGAAAATTTACCCGGTGTCTATGAAGCACTGCCTTATTTAATTGCTAATACTCGGCGCTTGATGGGTTTAGAAAAAAATCCAAATGACTTTATTGATATGCAAACTCAACGTGTGGTCGTGCTCGGTGGCGGTGACACTGCGATGGATTGCAATCGTACGGCCATACGTCAACAAGCCACGCGCGTCACCTGCGTTTATCGCCGCGATGAAATTAATATGCCCGGCTCACGTCGCGAAGTACAAAACGCTAAAGAAGAAGGCGTGAAATTTTTATGGAATCGTCAACCGGTAGAAATTCTCGGTGATGCTAAAGGTGTTATCGGTGTCAAAGTGGTGCAAACCCAGTTAGGCAAACCCGATTCACGGGGTCGTCGTAGTCCTGAAGTCGTACCCGGTTCGGAAGAAATTATTCCGGCTGATCGCGTCATCATCGCGTTTGGTTTTCGACCCAGTCCAGCGGATTGGTTTATGGATTACAGCATTAAAACAGATACGAATGGTCGCGTGATCGCGCCCGAAAAACCACCCACAGCAAACACTCACGCTTTCCAAACTGGCAATCCAAAAGTATTTGCAGGTGGTGATATGGTGCGTGGTTCCGATTTAGTGGTGACTGCCGTATTTGAAGGTCGCCAAGCGGCTGAAGGTATTTTGCGCTACTTAAATGTTTAAGCGGACGTATTCGTTAGACTTCAAAGGTTTACCCTATTATTCTGAGTCGTTAAGATTGCGGTTATCGCAATCGATACAGAATTCAAAATAAATTCATTCGCCTCTGTTACGCGCAGGATGTAGTGTCATGACCAGCCCCTTGCAAAATGATCGCTTTCTTAAAGCACTGTTGCGTGAACCCGTGGATCGCACGCCGGTTTGGATCATGCGTCAAGCAGGTCGTTATTTACCGGAGTATCGTGCGACACGCGCTAAAGCCGGTAATTTTATGGGCTTATGCACTAATCCTGAATTAGCCTGCGAAGTTACGCTACAACCACTCGAACGTTTTCCACTCGACGCCGCTATTTTATTTTCTGATATTTTAACTATCCCTGATGCCATGGGTTTAGGTTTGTATTTTTCGGAAGGCGAAGGCCCGCGTTTTAAACATCCAGTACAAACGCTTAAAGCCATTGAAGCGTTACCCATACCCGATCCAGAACAAGAATTACGTTATGTGATGGATGCCGTACGCACTATTCGCAAAGCGTTAAAGGGGCGAGTGCCATTAATTGGTTTCTCTGGCAGTCCGTGGACGCTCGCAACGTACATGGTAGAAGGTAGTTCTACTAAAAATTTCGAACACATTAAACGCTTGATGTTTTCTGAACCTGCGACCTTGCATTTATTATTAGAAAAAACGGCGCAATCGGTTACCAGTTATTTGAACGCACAAATTGCGGCGGGCGCACAAGCCGTTATGATTTTTGATACGTGGGGCGGTGTGTTATCACCCGCAACTTATCGCGAATTTTCTTTGCACTATATGCAACAGATTGTTTCACAACTCACCACTCATGCCGATGGTCGTCGCGTACCTTGCACCTTGTTTACTAAAAACGGCGGTAACTGGTTAGCTGATATGGCGAAAACAGGTTGTGATGCCTTAGGTGTTGATTGGACTTATTCATTAAGCGACGCACGTCGTGCGGTTAATGATAGCGTTGCATTACAAGGTAATATGGATCCTTCTATTTTATATGCTGATCCAGATACGATTCGTCGCGAAGTTGGTAATGTATTACGTGATTACGGCCCTGGTAATGGTCATGTATTTAATTTAGGTCACGGCATTCATCCTGGTATTCATCCTGACAATGTCGCCGCCTTAGTACAAGCCGTGCATGATTTAAGTCCTGCTTATCACACTTAACATCACATATTTATAAAACCAATATGAACACTGCCTCGTTTCCAAATCGAAACATTTGGTTGCTGTGTCTCTCGCAAGCCATATTACTTACACATTCCATCACCTTAGTCACCATTGATGGTTTAGTGGGCGCACAGTTAGCGCCTCATGCTAAATGGTCGACCTTACCGATCACTGCGTTTGTATTTGGTTCAGCATTAATAATTTTACCCGCTGCATTTTTTATGCAACGCTTTGGCAGACGTTTAGGTTTTTCTTTAGCTGCGTTGTTTGGCATGGCAGGTTGCGCGTGTAGCGCGTTCGCAATATGGCAACAAAATTTTTGGCTGTTGTGTTTAGGCGCGATATTTATCGGCAACTACATGGGCATTGGTCAATATTATCGTTTTGCCGCCAGTGAAGTTGTTGATGCCAACTTTAAAAGCAAAGCTATTTCTTGGGTATTAGCTGGCGGTATTGTGGGTGGCGTGGTCGGCCCAGAGCTCAGCAAATTTACCCGTGATTTAATGCCTACCGCTTTTGTTGGTTCATTTATTATCATGATGTTATTAAGCGCGGCGGCTTTTTTCTTGGCGCGACAGCTTAACATTCCGCACTCTCGGAATCACAATGCATCTGCGCCTCAAGCACGCGCCCTGTTTACTATTATTCGCCAACCTATTTTTATTATTGCTGTACTCGGAGCCGCCTTAGGTTCTGGCGTGATGAGCTTATTAATGACCGCAACACCTTTAGCAATGCATGCGCATCATCATAGTTACAATGCAACTGCCTTTGTTATTGAATGGCATGTGATTGCTATGTTTTTGCCTTCATTTTTTACCGGCCATTTGATTCAAAAACATGGCGCACAAAAAGTTATGTTAGCAGGGATCGCGTTTAATATATTGGCCTTAGGTTTTGCGTTTAGTCATCTACAAGTATTAGATTTTTGGTTATCGCTCGTGTGTGTTGGCATTGGCTGGAATTTTTTATTCATCGGTGGCACCACCTTGCTCACGCACGTTTGCTTGCCGGGAGAACAAGCCAAAGTACAAGGCAGCAATGATTTTTTAGTGCTGTGCGCGCAACTCATTGCGTCTTTATCGGCTGGTTTTTTGTTAGCCAAGGGCGGTTGGCTTGCGCTCAATATAATCGCCTTGCCGTTTGTATTATTGGTGTTAGTCGCTGTGTTGTTTTTGCGCGAACCGCGCACAACTTAAATAAAGTTTTGCTCGTCAGCAATTAATTGCTCAACTGTTTTTATATCTGCTCGCTTCATCGGCTTACCATCTACTGGACTAGCGGGAGCTTGACGCAAATCATCTACTGTAAATAAAGTTAATTCAATCGGCGTATCGCCGGCATTAAACATGCAAACAGTTTGGTCTTCGCGAACGCCTTTATAATTTTGCACGCTGCGTGTCCGTATAGTGCAATTAATTCCACGATCGCCTAGAAAAAACAAAACCTCTTCCACTGTTTCAGCAAACACATGCAAATGCACGGCAGCGTAAGGATCTGCGGTACCGTTTAATACTGAGCCGACTAAACGCGGATGAAATGCTATTAACCATCGCATCACGTCTAACGCAGCTTCGCGAAGTTGTTTAATTAAAAAAGGCTGGCTGTCGCTTTTAAATGCAAGCAAATAATCATAAAGCGCTTGTTGAATTTCTAGATTGCTCGGCAAGATTGCTTTATTACGCGTATCAACATCTGATCTTTCGCAAGCTTTATGTTTGGCTTGCTCATAATCACGCACCGCTTCTTCATACATAATTTGCGCCGCAGTGCGCGCCAGTTGTAATCGCATCTTTTCATTCATGCTTTAAAATAATTCCGTGGCTCCCACTGGCCGCGTGCTGCCTGCCGGACTTTCATCATCCGCGGTTGAAGCAGGCGATTCTTCCGTAGGCACATCTTCTTCTTTGAATAATTCAAAAATAGTTTCCGTGCTATACGGCGATACTAACAAACCCGTTTTTGCATCTACTCGAATGTTCACAATGCCCGTGGGTTGCGCGCGCGATCTTTCCGGCTTGTCTTTTAACGCTACTCGCATGTAATCAATCCACACCGGTAACGCCGCGTGCGAACCTGCTTCTACAGCGCCCAAGGGATCATGATTGTCGTAACCTATCCACACGGTTGCAGCAATGTCTTGGTTGTAGCCAGAAAACCAAGCGTCGCGTTGATCATTCGTGGTGCCGGTTTTGCCCGCTAAATCATTGCGGCCTAACTCGCGCGCGCGCGCCGCAGTTCCTCGTCGAATCACATCTTGTAATATGTGAGTGATTAAATAATTATCCCGCTTCTCCATAATTCGTTTAGCGATTTTTATTTTGCGTACCGGCGCCACATATTTTTCATTTTCAGTCTGCGCCGCAACATCCATATCACTTAATAATGAAGCGGCATCTTCTCGCACTTTGTTTTGCACCATCAGCGCTGTATTTAATTGCACACCGCTTTGATTATCATCCAATGGGGTTGCAACGACAGCTTCTTCAGGACTTTGCGCTGGTTTTTCATGTTCAGTATTTTTCGCGAGTTGCTCCGGCAACATTTTAGTTTCGGTACAATCACGACAAACTTGCGCGTAATCAGTTACTAAAATAACGCGGCCTTGTTCGTCTTCAACCCGATCAATAATCCACGGCGATATTTTATAGCCGCCATTAGCTAACGCTGCATAGCCGGTCGCTAATTCCATTGGCGTTATCGTACCCGTACCTAAGGCCAAAGATAAATTTCTCGGCACAGTCTTATCTTTAAATCCAAAACGTTTTACATATTCTAAGGCTTTGCCAATACCTAACTGATTTAATAAACGAATAGAAACCAGATTACGAGATTTAACTAAACCTTCACGCAAACGCATGGGACCATAAAATTCGCCGCTGTAATTTTCTGGGCGCCATTTGCCTTCTAAAGTAGGATCATCAATGACTAACGGCGCATCTAAAATAATAGACGCGGGTGTATAACCATTCGCTAATGCTGCTGCATATACAAAGGGTTTAAAATTAGATCCCGGCTGACGCTCGGCTTGTAAGGCGCGATTAAATTTACTTCTAAAATAATCAAAACCACCCGCCACCGATAACACTGCACCGTTATCAGGATTCAATGAAACCAATGCGCCCTCAACCATCGGCATTTGACTTAAACGCCATTCTTCAGGGATCGCAGTTGGACGCACCCAAACAAAATGTCCAACGGCAACTGCGCTATGAATTGTTTTTAAAGATTCGCCTAAAGAATCCACGTTAATAAATTTG
Protein-coding regions in this window:
- the rpsU gene encoding 30S ribosomal protein S21 → MPNVRVKENEPFESAMRRFKRTCEKAGVLTETRRREFYEKPTTERKRKSAAAVKRHQKRISKEHSRRIRLY
- a CDS encoding GatB/YqeY domain-containing protein — protein: MSVANENLKTRLQDDMKASMRAGEKTRLGTIRLILSAIKQIEVDERIELDNTRILAILDKMVKQRRESIGHFEKAARQDLIDIEQAELVLIQSYLPEPLSEADILGLIDAVIAETGASSAKDMGKVMALLKPRLQGRADIGQVSTLIKTKLA
- a CDS encoding FAD-dependent oxidoreductase gives rise to the protein MTTKSNVLQFLEVARRDPEKVSADIRIYEFKEIYGQFDPETASQQSERCLGCGNPYCEWKCPVHNYIPNWLKLIEEGNLFEAAEMSHKTNSLPEMCGRVCPQDRLCEGACTLNDGFGAVTIGSIEKYITDEALKQGWRPDMSGVIATNKRVAIVGAGPAGLGCADILVRNGVKPIVFDRYEEIGGLLTFGIPPFKLEKEVVKTRRQILEEMGVEFRLGIEIGKDMSFQQLLDEYDAVFLGMGTYNYMKGGFPGENLPGVYEALPYLIANTRRLMGLEKNPNDFIDMQTQRVVVLGGGDTAMDCNRTAIRQQATRVTCVYRRDEINMPGSRREVQNAKEEGVKFLWNRQPVEILGDAKGVIGVKVVQTQLGKPDSRGRRSPEVVPGSEEIIPADRVIIAFGFRPSPADWFMDYSIKTDTNGRVIAPEKPPTANTHAFQTGNPKVFAGGDMVRGSDLVVTAVFEGRQAAEGILRYLNV
- the hemE gene encoding uroporphyrinogen decarboxylase; amino-acid sequence: MTSPLQNDRFLKALLREPVDRTPVWIMRQAGRYLPEYRATRAKAGNFMGLCTNPELACEVTLQPLERFPLDAAILFSDILTIPDAMGLGLYFSEGEGPRFKHPVQTLKAIEALPIPDPEQELRYVMDAVRTIRKALKGRVPLIGFSGSPWTLATYMVEGSSTKNFEHIKRLMFSEPATLHLLLEKTAQSVTSYLNAQIAAGAQAVMIFDTWGGVLSPATYREFSLHYMQQIVSQLTTHADGRRVPCTLFTKNGGNWLADMAKTGCDALGVDWTYSLSDARRAVNDSVALQGNMDPSILYADPDTIRREVGNVLRDYGPGNGHVFNLGHGIHPGIHPDNVAALVQAVHDLSPAYHT
- a CDS encoding MFS transporter yields the protein MNTASFPNRNIWLLCLSQAILLTHSITLVTIDGLVGAQLAPHAKWSTLPITAFVFGSALIILPAAFFMQRFGRRLGFSLAALFGMAGCACSAFAIWQQNFWLLCLGAIFIGNYMGIGQYYRFAASEVVDANFKSKAISWVLAGGIVGGVVGPELSKFTRDLMPTAFVGSFIIMMLLSAAAFFLARQLNIPHSRNHNASAPQARALFTIIRQPIFIIAVLGAALGSGVMSLLMTATPLAMHAHHHSYNATAFVIEWHVIAMFLPSFFTGHLIQKHGAQKVMLAGIAFNILALGFAFSHLQVLDFWLSLVCVGIGWNFLFIGGTTLLTHVCLPGEQAKVQGSNDFLVLCAQLIASLSAGFLLAKGGWLALNIIALPFVLLVLVAVLFLREPRTT
- a CDS encoding penicillin-binding protein 1A, yielding MSSSEQDPQAPIDTQVGLNNQDLRAELHRRWLKRGLLGLAALTIVGVIGVLGLYFYIAPQLPMVDQLNQVQFQQPLRIYTQDNELISEYGDKRRIPLAGEQIPVLVKNAFIAAEDDRFYKHPGVDYQGLLRAVLSFAVTGEKKQGGSTITMQVARNFFLTNEKSFIRKFREILLALRINKELSKDKVLELYLNKIYLGKRAYGVAAAAQIYYGKKIDELTLPEIALVAGLPKAPSSYNPIINPARALQRRNYVLRRMWQLDMINEEDYKNSLQAPLTVIENEMATDVDAQYAAEMVRAELVERLGDTLYTGGYKVYTTLDSKMQNAATEALRAGLFAYDERHGYRGAFNKLILPANAQALKVVPAVIEALPEEDVSVEEVEAENANKRDLINRGVLSLTPDPQQANVFTIADHDADQALFAAGQFRGLRPALVLAVLEDKPTVDKKIATSGRAYLYLGRGQYGSLPWEQAKWARKFINVDSLGESLKTIHSAVAVGHFVWVRPTAIPEEWRLSQMPMVEGALVSLNPDNGAVLSVAGGFDYFRSKFNRALQAERQPGSNFKPFVYAAALANGYTPASIILDAPLVIDDPTLEGKWRPENYSGEFYGPMRLREGLVKSRNLVSIRLLNQLGIGKALEYVKRFGFKDKTVPRNLSLALGTGTITPMELATGYAALANGGYKISPWIIDRVEDEQGRVILVTDYAQVCRDCTETKMLPEQLAKNTEHEKPAQSPEEAVVATPLDDNQSGVQLNTALMVQNKVREDAASLLSDMDVAAQTENEKYVAPVRKIKIAKRIMEKRDNYLITHILQDVIRRGTAARARELGRNDLAGKTGTTNDQRDAWFSGYNQDIAATVWIGYDNHDPLGAVEAGSHAALPVWIDYMRVALKDKPERSRAQPTGIVNIRVDAKTGLLVSPYSTETIFELFKEEDVPTEESPASTADDESPAGSTRPVGATELF